The sequence GGAAGGACTTAAGGTTGGTGAATTCAGGGATACAACTGTTTTATTGTTATATAAGGCTGAATTGGTTGAGCTGGGAAAAAAATGGCAGGCAGTCAGATTGGAATTTGATAGCCAGAATGAAAATATTGGATTGCTTTTACAACGTGTTACACGTGTTGCTTTAATAAATACAGACCTGCTTGATGAAGTGAATTTTCGCATCCGGACTATAAAACGGAAAATGTTGTATAAAACAGATTCGTATTTATGGGAAAGAATGCCACCCCAGCAGGTTGGTTTCATTACACTACTTTCAAGATCCACCCGGCTTGGCTGGCGGATGTTTGTGTTCTACGTTAGTGATCACTGGAATTATATTCTTCTATTGATCCTCATTGCAGTGATTTTTTATTTGCTCGTAAGTAAAGGACTGCGCGAAGTTGAGAAAAAACAACAGGCCATCCTGTTGGATCCTGTAAAATACCTGGCGCGTAATACAGCATTTTGTGCTGCAATACTGGCATTCACCATTATTCCATTTTTATCTTTTAGTCCACCTGCAATATATATAGAGTTATCCTGGTTTGTGATGTTGGTGGTCGCTACTAGATTGGCCTGGCCCGATTGGTCTGCAGAATACCGGAAATATTGGTGGGGAGTTGTAGCATTGTTTTTTCTTTTCGGGTTCGATAATATTATTATCCGTATTACAGCCGTTGAACGATGGTCTGTCCTGCTATTAACGGGTTTTGCGGTTTACCTGGGCTGGAAATTGATCCGGGAGGTTCGAAAGGAACCCGGGCGCTATCCGGTTTTCCAAAATGAAGTTATCTGGTTATTTATTGTGGCCAACGGTACGGCTTTCCTGTTAAATATTTTTGGAAGGTTTACTTTGGCAAAAGTGATCTGTAATAGTGCCGTGATTGGGCTGGCCCATGCTTTATCCTTTTTCCTGTTGGTGGAAATTTTAATTGAAGCCTTATACCTGGTGCTGGAAGGAAATGATAAAAATAAATTAGCTGCCTATTTCAAGTTTTCGGAAATCAAAATAAGTATCAGGAAAATTTTAGTATTTACCGGTATAGTACTTTGGTTAATGGCATTTTTTTGGAGTCTGAATGTAATGGATAGTGTTGTGGAAACTATTCAAGATTTCCTGCAGAAGGAACGAATGATCGGCACTATGGAGTTTACACTTGGGAGTATCGTTGTGTTTGTCGTGGTTTTCTGGTGTTCATTTGCTGTATCAAATGTGCTGCGTTTTTTCTTCGGGGGAAATGCTGATAACCAAATCAATAGTGCAAGAAAGAGTAAAATAGGTTCAAGGATCCTCCTGGTAAGACTCTTGGTCATTTCTGTTGGATTTTTATTGGCTATGGGTGCTGCGGGAATTCCATTAGATAAGTTGGCTATTATTATTGGTGCATTGGGTGTTGGTATTGGTTTCGGGTTGCAGAATATCGTTAATAACCTGGTGAGCGGAATCATCCTCGCATTTGAAAAACCAATGGACGTAGGTGATGTGATTGAAATCGGACCTGACACAGGCCGGGTAAAGGAAATTGGGATACGAAGCAGTAAAATCAGCACTTTTGACGGAGCCGATATAATTGTTCCTAACGGGGATTTCATTTCACAACGGCTAACAAACTGGACCCATAATAATACTTATCGAAGAATTGAATTGGTTGTTGGGGTTGCCTATGGGACTGACCTGGATAAAGCACAAAAGGTTGTTCAGCAGGTACTGGATGGTGATAATGAAATTGAAAACCAACCCGCACCTTCGATAATTTGGAATGAAATGGGAAGTAGTGCGATAAATATGAGGGTACTTTTCTGGACTAGTGATTTTGATAATTGGGTTTCCCTGAAGAGCAAGATATTGAAAGCCATTTACCTGGAATTTAATAAGGCTGGTATTTCAATTCCTTTCCAGCAACAGGATTTGCACCTGAAAAGCATTGATCCGGAATTGATCAGGCAATTCATTCCCCCGGGTCAACAAAAATGAATACTAAATATTTTAGTTTTGTGTTGCTTGATTAGTATATTTGGACTGTGTATGCAATTGTAGATATAGAAACTACTGGTGGCTTTGCTGCTAATCATGGTATAACCGAAATCGCCATTCTATTGCATAATGGTGTGGAAGAGGAGGGGAGGTTTACAACTCTGGTGAATCCCGGACAATTGATTCCCCGTTACATCATCGCCCTTACGGGCATTACCAATGAAATGGTACAATCTGCGCCACGCTTTGAAACTGTTGCCGGTAAAATTCATGAATTATTAGCTAACAGGGTCTTTGTTGCGCACAATGTTAACTTCGACTATTCTTTTGTAAAATCTCACCTTGAACAATGCGGATTTGATTTACCTGTAA comes from Flavihumibacter fluvii and encodes:
- a CDS encoding mechanosensitive ion channel family protein, which translates into the protein MCYRLLVVLYCLIFIVPPIKAQQPADSLLQNTLVDSLSHQLSIDTAGQDPFFGMDSTSGKIAQSLEQLTTDLNMVNGVLKRGLDTVEIHDELPEVTRLLESIKLNIFGPDISPSLRGLNAAKVLLIQNAARLNGWQKTLEKYNSNLQDLRKEILEGLKVGEFRDTTVLLLYKAELVELGKKWQAVRLEFDSQNENIGLLLQRVTRVALINTDLLDEVNFRIRTIKRKMLYKTDSYLWERMPPQQVGFITLLSRSTRLGWRMFVFYVSDHWNYILLLILIAVIFYLLVSKGLREVEKKQQAILLDPVKYLARNTAFCAAILAFTIIPFLSFSPPAIYIELSWFVMLVVATRLAWPDWSAEYRKYWWGVVALFFLFGFDNIIIRITAVERWSVLLLTGFAVYLGWKLIREVRKEPGRYPVFQNEVIWLFIVANGTAFLLNIFGRFTLAKVICNSAVIGLAHALSFFLLVEILIEALYLVLEGNDKNKLAAYFKFSEIKISIRKILVFTGIVLWLMAFFWSLNVMDSVVETIQDFLQKERMIGTMEFTLGSIVVFVVVFWCSFAVSNVLRFFFGGNADNQINSARKSKIGSRILLVRLLVISVGFLLAMGAAGIPLDKLAIIIGALGVGIGFGLQNIVNNLVSGIILAFEKPMDVGDVIEIGPDTGRVKEIGIRSSKISTFDGADIIVPNGDFISQRLTNWTHNNTYRRIELVVGVAYGTDLDKAQKVVQQVLDGDNEIENQPAPSIIWNEMGSSAINMRVLFWTSDFDNWVSLKSKILKAIYLEFNKAGISIPFQQQDLHLKSIDPELIRQFIPPGQQK